The segment AGTCGCTCTGGACAAACGTCTGTGGCTCGGACCTCATCGAGTGTTTCGATCGTATGAACTTCAGCAAACTGTGCCGAGATGGAGATACCCTGGCCTTCGGTCATTCGCATCAGCTTGGTGCCTTTTTCCTTTTGGTTGTACCAACGTCAAGGTCCGCGTTCGGCGAGTTCGCCGACAGGCTGAACTTTTTGCAGGCGAAAAGGTGCCGTCACCCATTGCCTGCGACCAGCTGAGCAGCTGTCTGCAGTCCATGCGTTTGAGCAGTCTTTCCCAAGCTTTGACGATGAGGCCAAATTCTGTCCAATCTCGATGGCGACGACAACAGGTACAAGGCGAGGGGCATCGGTCTGGTAAGTATTTCCAAGGAGCACCTGTTTTGGGTATCCAGTGAATCCCCTCCAAACAGGCTCGGACATCGACACGAGGGCGCCC is part of the Thalassoglobus sp. JC818 genome and harbors:
- a CDS encoding transposase; protein product: MKDLFGDDGPSPLGGRPRVDVRACLEGIHWIPKTGAPWKYLPDRCPSPCTCCRRHRDWTEFGLIVKAWERLLKRMDCRQLLSWSQAMGDGTFSPAKSSACRRTRRTRTLTLVQPKGKRHQADANDRRPGYLHLGTVC